The Anaerolineales bacterium genome has a segment encoding these proteins:
- a CDS encoding OFA family MFS transporter: MATQKSMNRWWVVGGALVIQVSLGAVYIWSVFETPLKAFFPSWTETQVTLPAQIVLAAFAAAVILAGRIQDRRGPRIVATCGGVILGAGLILARFSEQFAPGTALAWLILTFSVLGGVGIGAAYVCPIATCVKWFPDKRGLITGLAVAGFGAGAFFFAPLAKAMISGGSYQLLGASLFTLPKLGVFNTFLALGVIFLVCVVSGAQLLRNPPAGYVPAGWVPPQASPGKAASAADFTPTQMLRTPSFWLLWITYFVGCAAGLQVIMKASPIWQSFSIAGLTPPIPEADFGQIAALAAMAVSILAIFNSTGRIVWGIVSDKIGRKTALIIMFVLCGATMLALDFFRDYPMYLLGISVVGLCFGGYLALYPAMTADFFGTKNIGANYGWMFTAYGAGGIAGPYLAAALMRVVDKVPYQAKDAAGELVEKTFTVGDYRTAFVIAGIACLIAAAAMTRITPAASK, encoded by the coding sequence ATGGCGACACAAAAATCCATGAACCGTTGGTGGGTGGTTGGGGGCGCGCTGGTGATCCAGGTCAGCCTTGGCGCGGTGTACATCTGGAGCGTGTTCGAAACCCCGCTTAAGGCCTTCTTCCCATCCTGGACTGAGACCCAGGTGACTCTCCCGGCCCAGATCGTATTGGCGGCGTTTGCCGCGGCGGTCATCCTCGCCGGCCGGATCCAGGATCGCCGGGGGCCGCGGATCGTGGCCACCTGCGGCGGAGTCATCCTCGGTGCGGGATTGATCCTAGCCAGGTTCTCGGAGCAATTTGCACCGGGAACGGCGTTGGCATGGTTGATCCTCACCTTCTCGGTCCTGGGCGGCGTGGGGATCGGAGCGGCGTACGTCTGCCCGATCGCCACCTGCGTCAAGTGGTTTCCCGATAAACGCGGCCTGATCACCGGACTGGCGGTCGCGGGATTCGGGGCGGGCGCTTTCTTCTTTGCACCGCTGGCCAAGGCCATGATTTCCGGCGGCTCCTACCAGCTGTTGGGCGCCTCGCTCTTTACGCTCCCCAAGCTGGGGGTGTTCAACACCTTCCTGGCTCTGGGTGTGATTTTCCTGGTCTGCGTCGTTTCCGGCGCCCAGCTCCTGCGCAATCCGCCGGCCGGTTACGTTCCCGCGGGCTGGGTTCCGCCGCAGGCCTCGCCGGGCAAGGCCGCGTCGGCCGCGGATTTCACGCCCACCCAGATGCTCCGGACCCCGTCCTTCTGGCTGTTGTGGATCACCTATTTCGTCGGTTGCGCGGCTGGGTTGCAGGTGATCATGAAGGCTTCGCCGATCTGGCAGTCCTTTTCGATCGCCGGTCTCACACCGCCGATCCCCGAGGCGGATTTCGGGCAGATCGCCGCGCTGGCGGCGATGGCGGTTTCGATCCTGGCGATTTTCAATTCCACCGGCCGGATCGTGTGGGGAATCGTCTCCGACAAGATCGGGCGCAAAACCGCCCTGATCATCATGTTCGTCCTGTGCGGCGCGACCATGCTGGCGCTGGATTTCTTCCGCGATTACCCGATGTACCTGCTGGGCATCTCCGTCGTCGGGCTGTGCTTCGGCGGCTACCTGGCGCTTTATCCGGCCATGACGGCGGATTTCTTTGGAACAAAGAACATCGGCGCGAATTACGGGTGGATGTTCACCGCCTACGGCGCGGGGGGAATCGCCGGGCCGTACCTGGCCGCGGCGCTGATGCGGGTCGTCGACAAGGTTCCCTATCAGGCGAAGGACGCCGCCGGGGAGCTCGTGGAAAAGACCTTTACCGTCGGGGATTACCGGACTGCGTTCGTCATCGCCGGGATCGCCTGCCTGATTGCGGCGGCGGCGATGACGCGGATCACACCGGCGGCATCGAAATAG
- the acs gene encoding acetate--CoA ligase, translating to MAQEAQSKSISSLMTETRKFPPPASVTKTAYVKSLEEYQKLWEQSINDPDAFWLKQAELLTWFKKPAKSLEYVWNSKNREVRHTWFADGELNVSYNCLDRHLGTPTAKKTAIIFQGDEDSNVRKITYEELHKEVCKFANVLKSKGIKKGDRVSIYLPMVPELAVAMLACTRIGAIHNVVFGGFSADAISDRVNDSECKAIVTSNVSLRGGKHIKLKDIADEAMKKTPSIEACIVVKVSDDPCNMQPGRDSWWHEEMAKAPEVCEPEKMNAEDLLFILYTSGSTGKPKGVVHTTAGYLLHVALSHKWVFDIHEDDIYWCTADIGWVTGHSYIVYGPLANGATTIIFEGIPTYPDPGRFWQVVDKFGVTVFYTAPTAIRSLMRAGEEWPAKYKLDSLRVLGSVGEPINPEAWIWYYEKIGRSRCPIVDTYWQTENGGFLITPLPGAMTLKPGSASRPWFGVDPVVLRDDGSQCDANEGGKLCIRKPWPGMMRTTWGDHDRFIDTYFIMYENMYFTGDGCRVDEDGDYWLMGRIDDVVNVSGHRIGTAEVESALVAHPKVAEAAVCPMPHDIKGQALYAFVTLKEGIHESDDLKKELVKHVRKEIGPIATPDVIQFAEGLPKTRSGKIMRRILRKIAENQTDNLGDITTLADPSVVEKLVKGRGG from the coding sequence ATGGCACAAGAAGCACAAAGCAAGTCCATCAGTTCCCTGATGACCGAAACGCGGAAGTTCCCTCCGCCCGCTTCGGTTACGAAAACCGCGTACGTGAAATCCCTCGAGGAATACCAAAAATTGTGGGAACAATCGATCAACGACCCGGACGCATTTTGGCTGAAGCAGGCCGAATTGCTGACGTGGTTCAAGAAGCCCGCCAAAAGCCTGGAGTATGTCTGGAATTCCAAGAACCGTGAGGTCCGCCATACTTGGTTCGCCGACGGCGAATTGAACGTCTCCTACAACTGCTTGGACCGGCACCTGGGCACGCCGACCGCCAAGAAGACAGCGATCATCTTCCAGGGCGACGAAGACTCCAACGTCCGAAAGATCACGTACGAAGAACTCCACAAGGAAGTGTGCAAGTTCGCCAATGTCCTCAAATCGAAGGGGATCAAGAAAGGCGACCGCGTCTCGATCTACCTGCCGATGGTTCCGGAGCTGGCCGTCGCCATGCTGGCCTGCACCCGGATCGGGGCGATCCACAACGTGGTCTTCGGCGGCTTTTCGGCCGACGCCATCAGCGACCGGGTGAATGATTCGGAATGCAAAGCGATCGTCACCTCCAACGTCTCGCTGCGCGGCGGGAAGCACATCAAACTTAAGGACATCGCCGACGAGGCCATGAAGAAGACCCCGAGCATCGAGGCGTGCATTGTCGTCAAGGTCTCCGACGACCCCTGCAACATGCAGCCTGGGCGGGATTCGTGGTGGCACGAGGAGATGGCCAAGGCTCCCGAGGTGTGCGAACCGGAAAAAATGAACGCCGAGGATCTGCTGTTCATCCTCTACACCTCGGGATCCACCGGCAAGCCCAAGGGCGTGGTCCATACCACGGCCGGGTACCTGCTGCACGTAGCCCTCTCCCACAAGTGGGTGTTCGACATCCATGAGGACGATATCTACTGGTGCACGGCCGACATCGGCTGGGTCACCGGCCACAGCTACATCGTCTACGGACCGCTGGCCAACGGCGCGACCACGATCATCTTCGAGGGCATTCCGACCTACCCGGACCCCGGGCGGTTCTGGCAGGTGGTCGACAAATTCGGCGTCACCGTCTTTTACACCGCGCCGACCGCGATCCGTTCGCTGATGCGGGCCGGGGAGGAATGGCCGGCCAAGTACAAGCTCGATTCGCTGAGGGTGCTCGGCAGCGTCGGCGAACCGATCAACCCGGAAGCCTGGATTTGGTACTACGAAAAGATAGGCCGCAGCCGCTGCCCGATCGTCGACACCTATTGGCAGACGGAAAACGGAGGATTCCTGATCACTCCCCTGCCGGGGGCGATGACCCTCAAGCCGGGCAGCGCCAGCCGTCCGTGGTTCGGGGTGGATCCGGTGGTGCTGCGCGACGACGGGTCGCAGTGCGACGCCAACGAAGGCGGCAAGCTGTGCATCCGCAAGCCCTGGCCGGGGATGATGCGCACCACCTGGGGCGACCACGACCGGTTTATCGACACCTACTTCATCATGTACGAAAATATGTACTTCACCGGCGACGGCTGCCGGGTGGATGAGGACGGGGACTACTGGTTGATGGGCCGGATCGACGACGTGGTCAACGTTTCCGGCCACCGGATCGGCACCGCCGAGGTCGAGAGCGCGCTGGTGGCCCACCCGAAGGTGGCCGAAGCCGCGGTCTGCCCGATGCCGCACGACATCAAGGGTCAGGCGCTGTACGCCTTCGTCACCCTCAAGGAAGGCATTCACGAGAGCGACGACTTGAAGAAGGAATTGGTCAAACACGTCCGCAAGGAGATCGGGCCGATCGCCACGCCGGATGTGATCCAGTTCGCCGAAGGCCTGCCAAAAACCCGGTCCGGCAAGATCATGCGCCGCATCCTGCGCAAGATCGCCGAAAATCAAACCGACAACCTCGGGGACATCACCACCCTGGCCGATCCCAGCGTGGTCGAGAAGCTGGTCAAGGGGCGGGGCGGATAA